AATTACAATAAGATGGCCTACTgacataatttcttcaataaaatcaatatcattttattaaagtaataatattttttatttatactcatgtaaagttaatttttttaagaataattacactctcatctcttaaaatttagtataattacacataatttttttataattttaaaaaattatatttagtatccTGAAATTTACCTCTGTTTAACACATTTGTCACTCATTtactcaaaattcattgaatttggtgatattactaaaaaaaaattgaattaaaattgagatttaCATTCAacgacttattactaacttattgcaatcaaataatttttttctaactaaattaccctaataatgatgttaacgtgtgaagatgtataaaagtaatttgattataaaaaaatttatttgacctagaataaatcaataataagttaatttggGATGAAATATCCAAtatcaatttgataaattttaactaataaatacttatttgctagataaaagcaaacattatgaatattaaaaataattattcaaacacaaatactatgtttgttttcatttttaagttATCTCCGGAacgagtcaaaacatacccaatgtttgcgatcattcaaaaacaccttatctaGGTGTTtaaaactgttttagcataaatacatatatatatacacatacatatacataaaaatatataaaaaaaagacatgatttgacaatgatttgacaataaatagtaatttttgctcccaaaacacaatattaaacatacaatacttattttaaattattttcaaaaacaaatccaaacatacatactatttctaatacacacttatttatctttgtttttctctctctatctccacaaaatacaacaaaacgctcaaaaaacaaatccaaacattatgaaagAGTTTATGTAtacttatcttttttttttcatcaattatccctaataattttaaagatcTTTATTGgaataaatgaagaaagaaaaagaagaagtagATAACTGGGGTAGGTCCCACGTGAGACGTAGATGTCAGCCATGTGTTCATTGTCATTGGGCCTTTGAGTTTGATCATCCATACCATATTATGTAATGTATAAATGGATGATGTGTATGTATGAGAATGCATatacaaacacacatatacattatatataaagaggAGTCGCCATTGTTAAAACCCGAGAGAAATTCTCTCTTCAGTGACAGTGGGGTCTTTCCAGTCTCCACCAAGCCCctttcatttctctctctcttcttttgtgGAAAGATCTTTACTGGAAGCAgacaaaatcttgaattttgtttcattCGATCCACTTTTGTTACCAGTTCACGAATCGATCATTCAGCAGCAGCACGCATTAGCTCCTTTTTGATGATGGATCAAGCGCAGGCTCCCGAAGCCCTAACCACATCTACTTCATACACCACTAGAAAGCTCAACGCCGAGGCCCCTGAATTCGTTCCTCGGTCATCCGCCACTGCTCCGCCGCTTCACTCGGTGTTGCAAAACGTTTACGCGAGGCCGCCTCCTTTTGTGTCGCCCTTGCCACCGGCTTACTACGGATACGAGAACTTCTACCAGCAACCTCCGATGCAGTTTTATGGTTACAATTCCAATCCACTGAGTCCTGCGGAGTTGGCCGCGGATCGTAACAATGGCAGCCCAGCTGCTGTGACGAAAAATGGGTTGTCGGATGCTCACCTGAAGATTCTCAATCAAGTGGGTCTTTttgcctttttgtttttcctttttgtgttTGTTGCCTAATTGTTGATCTTTTGACTTTGGATGACTGTTGCAGATGGTTCTGTTGTACGGAGATGGGTAGAGGCATTTAGTTGTTAATTTTTGGGTTGCTTGACCACCGTCATACTGATTTTGGTGGTTCTAGGCTTGTTATTGGACGTTTGAAAGTGATGTGATCGGCATGCTTTGTTTTTAGCTGCATGTTAAAGTTGTTTTTTCATTGGATTTCTCAAGTATGTCCGGCACTTTTGTTCAGTTTAGTATTGCCTGTGCTGAACAAGGGTCTAAGTCCATTAACTGGGAATTTGGTTTGATAGTGAAGTTCATTCATTTTGTGTCTaggtaatattttctttttgactGAATGTGTCTTTCTAGATGTAGAAGTTTTGGAACGAAGAGGCTGTTAggtatttgtttttcttctttcatctcTTTATAGGCAAGGTTGGGGAACAAGAGCAAAAGAGGTTGATTGCTAACGCAggagcaaaataatatttactgaGGAGTCTTGCATTCCGTTAGTGCAACTTTAGCTACCTCTTCTAGTGTTTGGAAAAGCTGAATGGTTCTTTTGCACAGTCTTCTTTGGGCGCATAAGCTGCTTTGTTGTCCTTCTTGACTATATAATTGGCAGTCCAGctcttaaaatttaagtacatattaaatttgtttgtcGTTTTGTCCTGCAGGTGGAGTTTTATTTCAGTGATATAAACCTGGCTACAACTGATCAGCTGTTTAGATTTATGAGCAAAGATCCTGAAGGATATGGTGAGATTTTTCTGATCTACAGTTTTATCTCTTAGTTATAGATTTACAATTGtcattcttaaaatataatgaagaaAGTCATGAACTTGTTTCTATGGTGACAGTTTCTGATAACTTAGTCTTTTGTACTGGATCAAAAAAGTTATGGCATGTAAAATACGGGAGCTTGATGCTGTGTGGATTTCATTCGGCGTTCGTCAAGGGACatgtgtaaaatattttacaaataggTTGGTCAGGTAGAGCAGAGGGACATCTTTTCCCACCTTTTGAAATCTTCAAGTAAATTTAGCTTTCTGAAAATCATAGCTTTAACTTTCTAAACACTAGTCTATTAATTGTGGATGCTAATTAAAGCGTTCTGAATATGTTCTCCAACTTCTTGTGTCTAAATTTATGATAGACAATCTAACTTTTAGGTGATGGAGCTTGACTTATTTCAAGTGATTGTAATTAGGATGTTGCATCTTTTTAATGCCTCTCATTAAGGGGTATGGCCATTTCTTATaactctttttgtttttgcttaTACTGATTACTGGATGTGGAGAgagcaaagaaagaaaaggagaagaaaggGGTTGGAGGAAGAGATATGAATTTTCTCACACTTTATTGCCTAAATGGTTGGCTGGAATTTGGAGTTAGTGAAGTTATGCTTATGGAAGAATCCTTGTAACAGAGTACAAGTGGatgagcaaattatttaaaGCCTTGTTTTTGAGGGAAACTGaactgtaaaaaaaatacttgagTGCATAGACTATGGTTTTCTACTTAATTAATGTTGCTGATAACATTTGGGAAGCATTAGGCATCCGGTACTTTTCACAAGATTTACTATTTGATACCCAACAGTTTCGTATTAGTTGCTATTTTACTGACTTTCATTGTCTCTCGACCATCCCATCATCAGTGCCAATTTCTGTTGTTGCATcattcaaaaaaatcaaaagtgctATTAATGGTAGTGCAGAGCTTTCCAGTATCCTGCAGAGCTCAAAAAAACTTGTAAGTTCTGCAGTCATTAGAAATTTATACCATATTGTTCGAATCCTCTTTTTCTGCTGTTGTAGATATGAGtgtcttattatcttattttattttctgttttggtTTTGAGTTATCCAGTTGGTTAGTGAAGATGGAAAAATGGTTAAACGCCGACAGCCATTGACTGAATCAGATATGGAAGAGTTGCAAGTAGgttatgtattattttctttcatcacTTTGTCATGTGAGTCACCTGCATGCTGCCTTTTCTTTGTCCAAGCCTTGTTAGACTAATGTATTTTGACCATCTTTATGTTTTCCCACTTCTTGTTTTAAAGATGATTGATATGCTTTCCTTTATTGCGCTGGATAAGTACCTTTATTTTAATGTCTTTTGCCTGATTTCAATCTTCTTACTGTAGTCTCGTATTATTATTGCTGAAAATTTGCCCGAGGATCATTCTCACCAGAATCTCATGAGGATTTTTTCATCTGTTGGGAGGTAACTGCTGCTAATCTTTTGTAGAAAGAACAGAATACTACACAATATTTTCAGCTATTCTTTTTCAAGTTGAATGCGGTTTTGCTCTTTCTCATGCACTATTGAATCATTTCATCAGTGTGAAGTCAATTCGCACCTGTCCCCCTCAGAATTCCAACAATAGTGCATCATCTGCATTTAAAACAGGAAAAGGAGATGCTATGCACTTCAATGGCAAGGTATATGTTTCAGTACCAAGCTCTTACTTGAAGTAATAAGCTACTTAGAGCCTTGAACAGGATTTGCAGCTAAATCTAATGACTTTTCTGCAACCaaaacattttttctttttctaatggCTGCTATGCTATAATATGTTTTCGGTTCATATAGTTTAGCATGCTTAACTGATCAAGTTATGGTGTTCTCTTAATTCCTCCAAAAGATCACATGTGTCTGCGCAGCAGGGGCTAGGGGTATTTGGCATGGGGTGCTGCCGAGTTCTAAGTTTCAATACACTGTTGAAGGGCCAAAAACACATGCTGGGGGTCACATAATACAATGACAAATTGCAGAATGTAACATAAGTGCTCCGAACTTATTAAGGGCACCTATCTTATTAATTGAAGTGAACTCTTTTACCTGCCTGATATTTCTGATCTCCCGAATCCCGATTATCTTGTTTACCTTCTTTTGTTCTCCACCATTTGCTAAATaggcttctttttcttcataataAATGTGAGATTTGTGCAGTGCAACCATATATTTTGAGATTGttgatcattttgaaaaaattccaACAACATGGTCATGTTCGTGAATATGTTGGACAGAATCATGACATCAACCAACCCAgacttttttcaattatttttccaagCATGAAGAGGAACGTCATTAAGAAGATTCTTTCCTCTTTATTCGATCTATTCTATTGCAAACCCATTTCGACTATGTCCATAAGTGAGGCATTTTTAACTGCAACTAGAGTTCCATGTGTTGGGCATTTGGTTGGCATTTTGTGCCTTTTAATTATGGCTTCAGCAGATAATTTCTATGAAGTTAATTGAAAACCTCATTGCATATTAATGGTTTGAAGAGCATGGCTGTGGTTGagtttagttaatattttagttttatctCTTCCTGGCCACGGTGAAATTTTTGGTCTTCTCATTTGGATACTTCAATAAACCATTGACTTCTCTAAGATAGACTTAACGTGCTTATTAGCaacattttaatttgaatgggAATACTTAGACTGTTTCCAGGTAAGGAACAAGGCATCTGTAGTTTAACATTACAATGAAGTTAATGACTCCTAAATCAGTAAATCTTGCCAAATTCTGCTGCAAGAAAAACGCTCTAATCTTTTGCATGTATTTCTTGTTCTGATGGTGTTCTGCATTtggggaaaaaagagaaaagtatAGGTGATCAGAGATTCTAACAAAGTGGGATATTCTGTGTAAGGTGGGTAATTGCACTAAGCTCTGTTTATACATGCTCCCAGGAGAAACTCAGGTTACTGCGATCTCATTATGCATGTGGCGTTCAACAAGATTTCCGTACCatgcattattaaaaaaattatgcttaGAGATCTTTTAACTGTTACGGGCATGTTAAGTTTGCTCTTATTTGTAGCTGAAAAGATACTTgcatattgaataatttatttgaacacAATTGTGGCTTACATGTTAATCATTGAGTGCCATCTGTACTTTTGATTTTCAGAAGTATTTTCCACACTTGTAATTATCAATGCCAGCTTTCTTGGTTCCCATCCTTGGCAAGATAATGCATCCTTAACCTGtgcattttataatttccATGTAGCTTCATGCATTTGTGGAGTTTGAATCTGTTGAACTAGCAGAGAAAGCGGTAACTGAGTTTTTCAGCCATTTTCATATTGTTAAAGTTTCCGACTCCTCTCTTTCAACCCTATTCTTTTTTGGGTTTAGCTTCTTACAACATGATATGGTTGGCTCTCTGGGCAGGTTATTGAACTAACAGATGAGGGCAATTGGAGGAATGGTCTGAAAGTTCATTTGCTGCTGAAGAGTGTAGTATGTGCTATGTCTTTTACctcctttttttaataatcgtAAATCAATATCAATGTTTTCCTGTAAAGAAATATTTGGCTGCTAATATGGTTTACAAGTGAAATGCTAGTGCTATATAATGGTTTACTAGGGTCACGtgtattaattatgtataacaACAGTGCTAGATATCCTAGAACGTCGTTATATGAAACTTGATCCAGTAATTTGCCTAGACTTTTGTCCTCTCTTTCCTTCATCTGCATACATTTCTGACCACATAAGCTTAAAGAAGCGGTGAATAAAGGAGGAAAGAGCCAACACAGTTTGGTATACATTTGACTCTGATGTTTCTGAAGCATAGATGATACCATGAATGATGGGTTATATTTTGATGCATGTATTATGCACGCAGGTAAAACCAACTCAAGGGCGAGGGAGGAAAATTGGTAATGAAGGTCATCCTATTGGAAGGAAAGATGAGGCAACTATCCCTGAGGTGCAGTGTTCTGAGGAAAGTTACTTGGAAGATTCACAGCTGCAATCTGATTCCCAATTTCATGAGCATCAAGGAAGGCCATTTCAGGTTCTTTggtttaatatcaataatgaAGTATATTATTCTGAAATTACATTGAAAAGTCAACCTATTCCCATTGTGAAGGACTCATTTTCATTCTTCTCTGGGGCTCTAAGTTTCAACATCCGTAAAGTTTTGTTCCTTTGTAGGAGTAGTGGCAGTGATAGATAGGATTAAGCATGCTTTCAAGAACTTAATGTGTAGCTTTTCACTTTTTGCTGCCATGCAGCTAGTAAATTGTACCAAGCTCACACTGATTATAGTAAATCTTAAAAAGTGTtcctttcaaatttgattgtaGTATTTTCCGAAGAGAAGACAAATCCTTAACTTGAGGAGTTTTCATACCTAGAATCAAATTTGTAGTATGCTTCAGCACAACCCTATGTCCCTAAACAATTAACAAGTCTTGAAAATTGCCACTTTCAGCAGAAAATCATTGCGTGGTTGGTCTGTTGTTCTCCAAATTTGTGGCTACCAATGATATAGATTGTCACAACTTAGACTTTCATGTTGGAGACTCTCTATTAACTGACAGCTCACCCTCAGCTTGTGAAGAAACACACTTTTTGGGTTATCCTTTCGGTCATCAAGACTGAGAACTCATTTATTCTACTTATTTTCTGTTCACTCAGCAGCGGGAAGATAGTGGAAGCAGTAATGTCCAGAGGAAAGGGCGTAATAATATTGCCGGCAATGGCAAGGCCAAGGCCAAGAGCAAGGGCAAGGGACAAGGACGAGGACGGCCTCAGCACCCGGTCAATGGAGGAATCTATCCACCACCCATAGAAGTCTCTGTGAGTAGTGAGAAGCCGACTACAGCAAAAACATCTCCCGTCCCACGCATGCCAGATGGCACCAAAGGCTTCTCAATGGGTCGAGGCAAGCCGGTGGATCTAAAACTTGCTTCAGTTGTTGCTATTTAGGGAAGCTCGGATCAACAAGTGTTGGGGGCATTAAATGTGCCCAGCTATGTTGTATTGTGTAATGATcctattaaaatttgttataggTGGTAAGAAAGGTAGTAAGTAACTTGGAAAAGgatgcataaaaatatatatatatatatgtatacatatatataccttcgTGTTGAGAGACTCGGTGGTGGAATTTGGAGAAGCTCTTGAGGAGTGTGGACTACTGTAGCATAGCCCATAGGGAGTTGTCGTGCTCAGGTTTAAGGGGTTTCCCTGCTCACTGTAGATACTGATACGAAACACTTCCGTCGAGTTCCGggttttattacatatttaaattaaaatgagaggGGAAAAGAGCTAGTTAGAAATACTGAacatatctctctctctttctgcGGAAAATTGGATATGCTGCGCATACTTAGGTGTAAAATGCTGAACACAATGTTAGATCAAATTGTTGAGATGAGTTTAATTCTCATCATTTTGTgttattcatttaaatattcCGTAAAACGCGAATAAAGACattgaaattgatatttaatgaaCATTTCATTCACGactgtaataattttgaaacaaCCACATCTGCATCCAAATTTTTTAGGCTCATACATGGCATCCAATCAGTAGATCCAGTTGTTCagattattaattgaatcgaGTTTAGAtctcaatataaaataataataaatggatTCAAATCCAAGCCGTTGGAAGGACGAGCTAAAAGAAAAGCCCTCACGGCCACGGCCCAATGCGAATGAGCCGAAGCCGAAAAGACgaaaacagagagagagagagagattgtcCCTTCCACCTCTTCCATTTTTCACTGTTTTGAAACCAACGGTACAGTATTCGTACAAGAAGCTTTGCTAGCCTCATAAtggacaagaagaagaagaaaggaagCTTTGAGAAGAGAAGTCCTCTGCAACATCTCAACCCACCTCTATTTCACACACCCATTACCCAAAGCATCCCCAATCCTTCTTCTTCTGTCTCTTTTGAAGCTCCTAAAGGTTGTTTGAGATTCGTGCTCTCTTCAAACTCCTCTTCTTCTGctccttcctcttcttctgctccttcctcttcttcctatTCTTCAAGAACCCATCTTCACAGAAAGCCCAAACCTTTATCCACAATAGCCAAAAATGTGTCCGACAAATCAACAGCAGTTGCGTTAAATGTTATGCACACATCTAAAGAAAATGTGGAGCCCAGAAAACCCTTTTCGCTGAAATCGAAGAAGAACCAGCCTCCATGCCTAGGCCCGCGGCAATGTGGTAGAACTACCACAAAGCCGGCCTATACGAATCCCCAAATTCTTAAGCTTTCTTCTGGTAAGGGAAATCCAGGCAATAAGCTGAATCAAGGGTCTCAAGAGTTGGAAGCGAATTTGAAGAGGCAAAATGGTTGTGGTGAGCCACCTATTGAGCTGTTTGGAGAATCTATCGAGAGTTGTACCCCTGCAGGGAAAATTGGTGGTGGGTGTGGTTTAGATTCTGTTAATTCTGATGGGCATGAGAATGTGGGAAAGGAGTCACTTTCGGAAATAGTTCATGGTGATAGTGCAGCGTCTGTGAAAACACCTCCTGTGGAGGCCTCAGTATCTCCTGAAATCCCATGTGGATCCCAATCTAAAATGTCTTTTCCTGAGTCATCAGCAACGCCTGTTTGCTATGGTGCTGGCCACCTTCTATCAGGGGTCACTGATAAGAGAAAGTGCAGGCGAAGAGGGAGTCTTGAAGGAGgttgtgaaaatattaatcttttttatgatGGAAAGAATGACAGAAATGTGGTTAGTGATTCCCAGGAGTCTTCTATTCCTTTGCTTGCTGAGGCATCTGTGCGCTGGCTGTTGGCCCCATGTGATGAGGGACGCGAGGATTTGGGAAGTGATTCAGATAATAGGttacaaaaatgtaaaatgatTCATTGTAATGCTTCTCCAACACTTGATGTACTGTCTTCACCTTCCACAGTATGTGGACATGTATCTGTGTTAGGGTGTGCTATCTGCAACTACAGTGGTAGTGGTGTAGGAGATGCAGCAAGCAAGAGGGAAACTGGGATTCGTGTACTCTCCCCTAGAAAAAATCTGGAACTGGGATGTTTAGAAGAGAAAATGCATGAGCATTTGTTGATTGCAACTCCCAATTCTACTTCTAACTGCAATGCTATAAGCGCCAGAGAGGAGAAAAATTTCAGGCGCAATGTGATTGAGAGTGATTCTGCATTGTCTCTAGGTTCTTTAAGTAGTGGAAATATTATTCAGACACCAAATTCAGACTCGAGCAGAGATGGGTGCAGTGGCAGGATAAAGGATAGGTTTGAACTTGA
The window above is part of the Sesamum indicum cultivar Zhongzhi No. 13 linkage group LG7, S_indicum_v1.0, whole genome shotgun sequence genome. Proteins encoded here:
- the LOC105167165 gene encoding la-related protein 6B isoform X1, translated to MMDQAQAPEALTTSTSYTTRKLNAEAPEFVPRSSATAPPLHSVLQNVYARPPPFVSPLPPAYYGYENFYQQPPMQFYGYNSNPLSPAELAADRNNGSPAAVTKNGLSDAHLKILNQVEFYFSDINLATTDQLFRFMSKDPEGYVPISVVASFKKIKSAINGSAELSSILQSSKKLLVSEDGKMVKRRQPLTESDMEELQSRIIIAENLPEDHSHQNLMRIFSSVGSVKSIRTCPPQNSNNSASSAFKTGKGDAMHFNGKLHAFVEFESVELAEKAVIELTDEGNWRNGLKVHLLLKSVVKPTQGRGRKIGNEGHPIGRKDEATIPEVQCSEESYLEDSQLQSDSQFHEHQGRPFQQREDSGSSNVQRKGRNNIAGNGKAKAKSKGKGQGRGRPQHPVNGGIYPPPIEVSVSSEKPTTAKTSPVPRMPDGTKGFSMGRGKPVDLKLASVVAI
- the LOC105167165 gene encoding la-related protein 6B isoform X2, with product MMDQAQAPEALTTSTSYTTRKLNAEAPEFVPRSSATAPPLHSVLQNVYARPPPFVSPLPPAYYGYENFYQQPPMQFYGYNSNPLSPAELAADRNNGSPAAVTKNGLSDAHLKILNQVEFYFSDINLATTDQLFRFMSKDPEGYVPISVVASFKKIKSAINGSAELSSILQSSKKLLVSEDGKMVKRRQPLTESDMEELQSRIIIAENLPEDHSHQNLMRIFSSVGSVKSIRTCPPQNSNNSASSAFKTGKGDAMHFNGKLHAFVEFESVELAEKAVIELTDEGNWRNGLKVHLLLKSVVKPTQGRGRKIGNEGHPIGRKDEATIPEVQCSEESYLEDSQLQSDSQFHEHQGRPFQREDSGSSNVQRKGRNNIAGNGKAKAKSKGKGQGRGRPQHPVNGGIYPPPIEVSVSSEKPTTAKTSPVPRMPDGTKGFSMGRGKPVDLKLASVVAI
- the LOC105167165 gene encoding la-related protein 6B isoform X3; this translates as MMDQAQAPEALTTSTSYTTRKLNAEAPEFVPRSSATAPPLHSVLQNVYARPPPFVSPLPPAYYGYENFYQQPPMQFYGYNSNPLSPAELAADRNNGSPAAVTKNGLSDAHLKILNQVEFYFSDINLATTDQLFRFMSKDPEGYVPISVVASFKKIKSAINGSAELSSILQSSKKLLVSEDGKMVKRRQPLTESDMEELQSRIIIAENLPEDHSHQNLMRIFSSVGSVKSIRTCPPQNSNNSASSAFKTGKGDAMHFNGKVIELTDEGNWRNGLKVHLLLKSVVKPTQGRGRKIGNEGHPIGRKDEATIPEVQCSEESYLEDSQLQSDSQFHEHQGRPFQQREDSGSSNVQRKGRNNIAGNGKAKAKSKGKGQGRGRPQHPVNGGIYPPPIEVSVSSEKPTTAKTSPVPRMPDGTKGFSMGRGKPVDLKLASVVAI
- the LOC105167166 gene encoding uncharacterized protein LOC105167166, whose translation is MDKKKKKGSFEKRSPLQHLNPPLFHTPITQSIPNPSSSVSFEAPKGCLRFVLSSNSSSSAPSSSSAPSSSSYSSRTHLHRKPKPLSTIAKNVSDKSTAVALNVMHTSKENVEPRKPFSLKSKKNQPPCLGPRQCGRTTTKPAYTNPQILKLSSGKGNPGNKLNQGSQELEANLKRQNGCGEPPIELFGESIESCTPAGKIGGGCGLDSVNSDGHENVGKESLSEIVHGDSAASVKTPPVEASVSPEIPCGSQSKMSFPESSATPVCYGAGHLLSGVTDKRKCRRRGSLEGGCENINLFYDGKNDRNVVSDSQESSIPLLAEASVRWLLAPCDEGREDLGSDSDNRLQKCKMIHCNASPTLDVLSSPSTVCGHVSVLGCAICNYSGSGVGDAASKRETGIRVLSPRKNLELGCLEEKMHEHLLIATPNSTSNCNAISAREEKNFRRNVIESDSALSLGSLSSGNIIQTPNSDSSRDGCSGRIKDRFELDLITETLNKVGLSPRSEMSISYAPGFSFQYADVDSSSNSINLNHIQENIDTVCSWVSDSTLENLALSHVRISWRDGLVNRIDENDEFDSCRCLSEEVDADGFSDKKLSSSPVSQSRRGETYEEKKSCLGSHLGDESGANEGNDALPLLLSYEPCISALGKEKRLPNSAESICTNGVDLVASGDFDWTYFRDDHLFQVK